One Nicotiana tomentosiformis chromosome 1, ASM39032v3, whole genome shotgun sequence genomic window, TTAAGCCACGAAaaatctgaggccgatacagtcgtataaggtggttcagagaaaaTTCCAACCCTCCGGCTTTGGTAGAAAAGAAGCGCaataagatcactatacgccataaggaaggatgaatttggccgagggtgacctgatatcttctgCAGAAATCGATAATCACGGGATCGACAGctcccaatgtgaagggataggtgtaaacacttaaaatcCCCTCCACATAGGTAGTGACGCTCTCATCGGGGGATGAGATTTGTAACACAACCTcaggaccccagttgcagtcctttCTGACGGTCTCGAGGtgatcctccgttatagagcacgtATACATCAATACCTGCTCACACCGACCCGGAACGGACGAAAAGTTCTCCACCCTAAAATCAGTTTTTAAAGTACACGGGCCGTGAACATAATCATGAACGGACGACTCCATCGGCGCCTTATTGTCCAACGACCGTGAGGAGGACGCTTTCTCCCTTTGAGgtacgatttttgaagttttcgccattaaTATGAGAAGAAAAAGTCGCAAAGAAAGGCGGAAGAGGGGACAACACCAGAACCCTGAAATGAGCGGCACTAAAGCAACAAAATGGAGAGGATAATCAAAGAGAATTTGGGAAAAGAGGAAGCGCAAAAGTGGAAAACATTATATGGAAAAACTATTTATAAGGCATGACGATTCGGTtttagcggtggccgaccaccgacagacacacattaaatgcctcaataaaatcaaatagatgggacagctatcacatacgtcatagtCGAAGTCGATAGAAACGTCAGCATTGATTCGGTCGAGCCGTAAGGAAATCATATCGCTTCTCGTCAtctcctttccgagaaacgagggggctatctgtatacggtcaaaaccattTCTTGATCATAAAGAACGATCGATGATGACATCTCAGTCAGAGGGTATGTACATAGAGAGCTCGAGCTAATTCCGAGATAGGGGCGTCGAGCGTCAGGGCGTCCGAATCGTACGAGGCAACGTCGACCGACACAGGTCCCGAACGTCGATGCCCGAAAGTGACCATCAAGCTCGGACCAAGATCGAGGTCCCGATCCGacaccgagctcgagtcggtatcgagctcGTAGACAAAAAGCTGTTATAACCACACCAAGAGAGAATATCTTGGCggaaattaaggaggagacacaccatcatgggtcctccactagtaatattattctattatgttattatagataaagtagtgatccttggctataaaaagGAAGATAGATTTGTAATAGAAGGGCATCTCCTCTGGAATATTAAGAActcattgtgtttatctttctaagcTGACTAAGTATCTCTTTTCATCATTTCTATTTCACATATcaaatacgtgtattgttatcTTTAGGTCAAAGAAATCTActtatccttagaaccatacacaaattcaacgttatccgatttttcggttAAACAACAATTAAATTGAGACCACGTGATCCTTAATATTTCAATGACTTGCAAGCCATTATCAGATATTTTATTTCATTTGCAGGAAAAAAATGTTAAGCACTGGACAGCAAAGGCAGGAGGAGAGGAACTTAGGTGCACGAGGACAGATGGCAAAGGTTTATATATTATATCAACATAAAATATTAGGAAGCAAATCAAATCAGAGATAtggaaaattagaaaaatgataAAAGCTTGGATTTTTAAAAGATAATATTATATAGAATATTAACTAACACTAAGTTAAGCTACAACAATTATTTTCTTCAAGAACATGAAGGCACGTTATTTTAATCTAATAGAAATGGTCGTGCCGAGCATATACAATTTCAAGTTGCACCTTTGTATCCTTAATTAATGAACATTATAAATAGGAACATCAAATGTGTTTTCTTTCACCCACAtttaagaaaacaaaaaagaaaagataattcatttgcaaaatgtCGAAAGCAGTAGCACtagttattgtattatttttgggACTATTCTCTGACCATTGCTATGGACAACTTCGAGTTGGATTTTACAAAGGAATAAAATGTGGGCAAAAAGATGTTGAAGGTGTTGTACGAGAGGTTGTAAAATCATGGCGTTTTACAAAGGATAAAACTATTGCCGCTGCTCTTCTTCGTATGCAGTTCCATGACTGCTTTGTTAATGTAAGAATACTACCTttgcatcttcttcttcttcttttaccttttttagCTTACTCATATAAGAGAGGTATGACTGTATTTTTAGCGTACACCATTCGTTTGATTTCATGCGAAGGTGTTTGACTAAACACGGAACTTAAGAAGTAAAGGGTAacctggtgcactaagctcccgttatGTGCGGGGTTCGGGGAAGAGCTGGATCACATATGTTTATTATACGCAatcttaccctacatttctgcaagagactgtttcttcggaatattttttaaatttgcaGTATTAAACATATCATGACATTTTCATAGCTATAAAATCATATTATTGAGGGTCCAACTCGAAAGTttaactttaaattatttttaaatttaaagtatgttattctttttgaaacaaaaaaaaaagagaaggagTAACATATAAAGTGAGACAGCATGAGTATTTCTTTGTTATGACGGTGTGCTTTAAAATAATACAAAGATTTCTAAAAAAATTGCAACTATATATATGTAGCTAAAGCTAACAAAAAGGAAATTTTTTCCttcaacaaaaataacaacaataacaattccAGTGTCATCTCgcaagtggagtctggggaggatagtatGTATAccgaccttacccctaccttgtaaaGTTAGAGTGGCTATTTACGAgaaaccctcggctcaaaaaaagcATAGTCACAGCATTATTGATAAAATAGACATCAATGAAGAAGCCATTTAAAAAGAAGCAATAACGAAAAACATGATAATAAGATAACCAAAACTAAAAAGACAAGCGGTAGTAATAAAGATGTACGTAATCTTTTTCTCTTCGTGAAATTAATATTTGTGGTACCTTTTTAATGGGCTAATGTTATGTACATGATATGAATATAGGGTTGTGATGCATCAATTCTATTGGATGGAGACAACAGTGAGAAAAAAGCAGGAGCAAATAAAAGTGTTAGAGGATATGAACTCATTGATGCTATAAAACAAGTTTTAGAGACAGAATGCCAAGGCGCAGAGGTTTCTTGTGCTGACATTATTTCTTTGGCAACTAGAGATGCTGTTCTCTTGGTAAATTACATTATATTTCATCACTTCTTCATTATCACTTTatcttttgaaattttcttttttcgAGGAGCATCCAGTCGAATCATTTTATCATTTATATAAAATTGACTTGACCGGTTGTTGCTCCTTAACTTAGGTATTAGCAGTCGTTTTCAGCTGGTGTTTCCCCTCTCAAGAGCGGTTTACTTTACTGAGTTGTCCACGGATGTTGTTACAAGTGTTCAAGATAATTAATGAGTTGAAAGATTAACGTTTTAAAATTCCGTGCACTAATAGTGTAACCGTTTATAAAAACAAATATAATAtgtaacttgaaaaataaaataactaaattgGAATTTTCCCCCCCTTGTGAGATGCACCCCCTCCCGGTGGTATTAGGGTTAGTCCGGTAGTTTTTCTTGTTCTTAGAGATTGCTAGTTTTATATATTGTTTTCCTATTACCTTCGCGTCGATTTCTTAGTATCTTGCTGTGGTCAATGCTTGTAGCTACTGCTTCCTTCCATCTATTTTCTGGCccttgttgttgatattgcttGTTTCGGTTGtttctttccatctttcttgagccgatggtttatcggaaacaacctTTCTACCTTACCAAGTAGGGTAATGTctacgtacatactaccctccgaCGACGCTACTTATGAGACTTCATTAGGTCtgttgttgtagttgttgttgtgaaatGCACATCCTAATACCAATTTTGATTATAAAAATGTAACAGAGTGGAGGAAAATGGTACAATGTAGAAACAGGGCGAAGAGATGGGAGTGTTTCCCTTGCATCAAATGTCAATCTTCCTGGTCCATCCATTTCAGTCTCTGATTCCATCAAAGTTTTTGCCAGCAAAGGGCTTAATGCACCAGATATGGTTTATCTTCTAGGTAACTTCCAATTTTTTCTTTCTgaacgttttttttttttttaaataatttattttatatatgtAGTTAGAGGCGGACCCATGATTTAAAAGTCGCGGGTGCACTTTTGAATTCAACCAAAATCTGCTTTGTATATATGGTACCACTGCTAATATATCACtattttctaaaaatatataCATGTATACATGGAATTTTTGCCGAACTTTACGGCTGTCGGCGACCCCTTTTGGTATAACATAGTTCCGCCTCTGTATATAGCAATAATATTTGGATCAGTTTGTCATATCTCAACTATTCACCACATACTTGTTACCTTCCATCAAACGTGGGTATCAGTAACTCTACCCATACCCACCTGTTCTTAGatagatggaaaaaatattatcTAACATTATTTGCTTTTACTGAGATTTGAATCAGTCTCTCATGATTTACATCCTACTTTACTGGTTGTTGGTCCACACCCTTCTGAACGTTCTTTGTTTTCCAATCCTTTATTTTTTTCCGCATTTTCTTATAACATGCATCCGAGCCAGTTTGCGTACACCTCAATTATTTCATCAGATACTTACTACTTACCAACTAATGCGGTACGCTTAGCTAGATGAGAAGAAATCACTAAACATTTTTTCGTTCATTTTATTGACCGATAGGCCACACCCTTGAATGCTTTGAAATGTTCTCTATTTCAAGAATTAATAATTAAAGTATGATTTTTAATCCCAGGTGGCCACACTGTTGGAACTGCTCACTGCTCAAACTTCCAAGATAGGCTATACAACTACAAGAAAACAGGTGGTCCTGATCCAGCCATGAACAAATTGATGTTATTCTCGTTAAGAATGAAGTGTCCTAGAAGTTCAAATTTTGATAATTCTGTTCCTCTTGATATGGGGACTCCATCAGTTGTTGATAACTCAttttatcaacaaattaaatggggaaatggggttcTTGAAATTGATCAGCAAATAGCATTAGATCCATTGACAAATAAAACTGTGGATGATATAGTCAAAGGGTCTGATTTTTACACTAAGTTTGGAGAGGCTATGGTGAAATTGGGAAGAGTTGAAGTACTCACTGGAACACAAGGAGAGGTTAGAAAATCATGTAGGGCtgtgaacaacaacaacaacaagccaTTCATTTTATTTTAGGGATCAATTAGCAGAAGTATTTTTTGGAAGGGGAACAGAAATGATACGCTACTGATGGGGTCTGAACCCTCCACCTCAACTGTGAGAGACATGGATCTACTAATGATTTATTGTGtgttgttttgtgtattttattttcttgagggGGTGggtcaagaggaacctcttcctTTAATGATTCTTTGGCATTTGAAATTTGAGTATTGTTGtactatttttcttattttatgaATTCTTTTTGTTTTTATGTATTGAGTTTTTttaagccgagggtctttcgaaaacagtctctctacctccacaaggtagggataaggtctgcataTACTTtgccctccccaaaccccacaaTGTGAGATTATACCgggtatattattgttgtttatgTATTGAGTTGTAATATGATTCTTACTGAAACTATTTTTCAGATTAATGAAGCAAAAGGGAAATGTGATTCGTTTCTACT contains:
- the LOC104089809 gene encoding peroxidase 60 gives rise to the protein MSKAVALVIVLFLGLFSDHCYGQLRVGFYKGIKCGQKDVEGVVREVVKSWRFTKDKTIAAALLRMQFHDCFVNGCDASILLDGDNSEKKAGANKSVRGYELIDAIKQVLETECQGAEVSCADIISLATRDAVLLSGGKWYNVETGRRDGSVSLASNVNLPGPSISVSDSIKVFASKGLNAPDMVYLLGGHTVGTAHCSNFQDRLYNYKKTGGPDPAMNKLMLFSLRMKCPRSSNFDNSVPLDMGTPSVVDNSFYQQIKWGNGVLEIDQQIALDPLTNKTVDDIVKGSDFYTKFGEAMVKLGRVEVLTGTQGEVRKSCRAVNNNNNKPFILF